In Streptomyces sp. NBC_00341, the DNA window TCGATGAGCCGGTGGCCGGTCCCGCCGAGGTCGAACTGTGGGTCGAGTCGCTGGGCCGGGTCAATTACGGACCGCGCCTCGGTGAGGCCAAGGGGATCACCGGAGGTGTGCTGCACGAACGGCAGTTCCTGCACGGCGTACGGGCGCGGGCGCTGCGGCTGGACGCGTTCGAGGACGCGGCGGCGGTGGCCGGTGTCCCGTTCGTCCCGCTCGACGGTTCGGGGCGCGGCGGCCTGTACCGGGGCTCCTTCGAGCTCGCGGACGCGGCCGGCACCGGGCACGCGGGCCTCGAACTGCCTGGCTGGACGCGCGGGTTCGTCTGGGTGAACGGGTTCTGCCTGGGTCGGTACTGGTCGGCGGGCCCGCAGCACACGCTGTACGTACCGGGCCCGGTACTCCGGGAAGGGCGCAACGAGGTGTGGGTGCTGGAGGTGGAGGCCGCGGGCGCGCCGTACGCGGAGCTGGGCCCGGGGCTGCCGTCCCGGAGTGCGGCGGACACGCCCCGGGGTGTTTCCTGAAAGGCCCGCTACTGTGGGCGGGAGCCGAGTGGTACGGACGGGGGTGAGGGTGTGAGCGACAGCCCCCACGGCAGCCCGGTGGTGCACGGCTTCCCGCACCTGGACACCGTGCACTCCGCGATCACCGCGCTGTACCGGCGGCTCTCGTACGACGGTGTGCACCGTTTCGCGCCGAGCCTGCTGCCCGTGGACGCCGCCTTCGCGGACGCGGACGATCTGCATCTCGGCGCGCAGCGCGTGGCGCGGGCGATGGTGCGGCACCTGCGGCTGCCGGACGCCCGGATGGTCGTGGCGTTCCGTGCGATGGAGCATGCGGGGAGTGTCGAACTCGCGGCCGGTCCGGAGTACTTCATCGAGCTGAACGACCGGTTCCGCACCCACCGCAGGGACATCGGGGCCGCGCTGTCGCACGAGGTCACGCACGTGCTGCTGCACCGGCTCGGCCTGGAGTTCCCGGGGACCCGTGACAACGAGATCCTCACCGACACCGCGGCCGCCTATCTGGGGGCGGGCTGGCTGCTGCTGGACGCGTTCCGGGAGGACGCCACTTCCAGTCAGAAGCTCGGCTACCTCACCCCGGAGGAGTTCGGGTACGTACTGGCCAAGCGGGCTCTCGCCTTCGACGAGGACCCCTCGCCCTGGTTCACCAGTCCGCAGGCCTACACCGCGTACACGAAGGGCCGGGCCCGCGCCCTTCGCGAGAGCCTGCTGCCGCCGCTGACGGCGGCCGGCTGGGCGGGCCGGCGCCGGTACGCCAAGGACCGGCGGTACGCCCAGGACCATCCCGGTGCGGCCTCGGCTCCGGGTCCCGAGCCCCCGTACGCCTTCGAGACGGGCCGGGACGGGCTGCGGGTCGCCTTCGCGTGCCCGACCTGCCATCAGCGCAACCGGGTGCCGGTGCGCGGCCGGGTGCGGGCCAGGTGTGCGCTGTGCCGCACGGTGCTGGACTGCACGACCTGAGCCGCCGCCGCCCGCAACGGGCCTTGGCGCGAAAGGTATTACAGTCGAAATGTGACGGAAGATCCGATGACGCGGGCGTATCCGGCGGTGGACGGGCAGAGCCTGTTCGACGCCGTGTACGAGGGCGAGGACGCCGTCGTGCGGCTGCTCCGCGCCGGGGTGCCCGTGGAGTCGTCCGACGAGGACGGGGCGAGCCCGCTGTACCTGGCCGCGGTCTCGGACCGGCCGGGCGTGGTGCGGCTGCTCCTCGCCGCGGGCGCCGATCCGGACCGGGCCTGTGGTCCGGAAGCGGGCGACCTGCCGGTCTGCGGGGCGGCGTGCGGCGGTCACACCGAGGTGGTCGAGGCGCTGCTGTCTGCGGGCGCCCGGCCGGATCTGCGCGAGCAGTTCGGGTTCACGGCGCTGCGCTGGGCGGTGGGGCTCGGCCACGCGGGGACCGCGCGTACCCTGCTGGCCCACGGCGCCGACCCGTGTCTGCCGGGGCCGGAGGGCGAGGCGCCGCTCTTCCTGGCCGCCCGCAGGGGCTCCCTGGAGACGGTGAGGGCGCTGCTGCACCACGGTGCGGGGGCACCGGAGGGGGCGTTGGAGGAGGCGCTGGACGAGGCACGCCGGATGCTGGACGTGGACCTGGAGCAGGATCTGCGCGGCGGACTGCTGGAGGCGTACGGGGACACGGACGCGCACCACGTATCGGTGCGCCGTGCCGTCGTCGACGGCGGGGAGACGCTGACGGTCGAGCTGGTGCGCGGGAACGGGGAGCCGTTCGCGGGCCAGGACCAGCAGACGGGGCACGGCGCGATCGCCACGCTCCTGGAGAACGAGCTGGGGCTGTCGGCCCCGTTCGAGGAACTGGCCCGGCGGGCGCTGCGCTCCGGTGGCCCGGAGCTGGACAACTGGCACGCCGCCGCGGAGGCGCTGCGCGAGCGCGGCGACGAGGAGACCCGGCAGGCGGCGGCCGCGTGGTGCGCGGCGGGCGATCCGCTGCGCCGGGCGTTCGGCGCGGATGTCCTGGCACGGCTGGGGGCACAGACAAGCCCGTCCGGCGATTGAGGACGAAGCGTCACCCGGGTGCTCCCGGGCCCCGCTTACGTCCTCAACGCCGGACGGGCTGAATTTCGCTACGCCGCGCGACGCCCGCGCGCGGGCGCACCGCTGCGGCCGGAGCCGCCGGAGCGACCCGCACCCCCGGTACCGCCGGCGCCTGCGGCGCCACCGGCTCCACGACGGCCACGCCCGCGCGTGCCCGAGCGGAAACCGCCGCCGGTACCGGACCCGGTGGAAGCGGACCGGGTGCGCGGCTTCGGCTGGGTGGGCTGCGGGATCTCGACCACGATGGCGATGCCGGAGGGCTCACGCGCGCCGGTGATCCGGGCGAGCTCCTCGTCGGTGGACTTGATCCGGGTGGTGTGCGGCGCGATGCCCGCGTCCTGCATCAGCCGGGTCATCTCCCGCTTCTCCTCGGGCAGCACCAGCGTGACGACGCTGCCGGACTCCCCGGCGCGCGCCGTGCGCCCGCCGCGGTGGAGGTAGTCCTTGTGGTCGGTGGGCGGGTCGACGTTGACGACCAGGTCGAGGTCGTCGACGTGGATGCCGCGCGCTGCCACGTTCGTCGCGACGAGCGCGGTGACCTGGCCGTTCTTGAACTGGTCCAGGGTGCGGTTGCGCTGCGGCTGCGAGCGGCCGCCGTGCAGGGCCGCGGCCCGGACACCGCTGGCGAGCAGCCGCTTGGCGAAGCGGTCGGCGGCGCGCTTGGTGTCGACGAACATGATCACCCGGCCTTCGCGGGCGGCGATCTTCGTGGCGACTGCCTTCTTGTCGGTCTCGTCGAGCACGTGGAGCACGTGGTGCTCCATGGTGGTGACGGCACCGGCGGACGGGTCGACCGAGTGCACGACGGGGTCGGTCAGGAACATCTTGACCAGCCGGTCGATGTTCTTGTCCAGGGTCGCGGAGAAGAGCATCCGCTGCCCGTCCGGCTCGACCTGCTTGAGCAGGGCGACGACCTGCGGCATGAAGCCCATGTCGGCCATCTGGTCGGCCTCGTCGAGGACGGTGATGGCGACCTGGTCGAGGCGGCAGTCGCCGCGTTCGATGAGGTCCTTGAGCCGGCCCGGCGTGGCGACGAGCACCTCGGCGCCCCGGCGCAGGGTGCCGGACTGCTTGCTGATCGACATCCCGCCGACGACGGTGGCCATCCGCAGGTTGACCGAGGTGGCGTAGGGCGTCAGCGCGTCGGTGACCTGCTGGGCGAGCTCGCGGGTCGGGACGAGGACGAGGACGAGCGGCGCCTTCGGCTCGGAGCGCCGTCCGGCGGTGCGGGCCAGCAGCGCGAGGCCGAAGGCGAGGGTCTTGCCGGAGCCGGTGCGGCCCCGGCCGAGGATGTCCCGGCCGGCCAGCGAGTTCGGCAGGGTGGCGCCCTGGATCGGGAAGGGGTCGGTGACGCCCTGCGCGGCAAGGGTTTTCAGCAGGGCGGCGGGCATGTCCAGCTCGGCGAACGCCTCGACGGCGGGCAGTGCGGGGGTCATGGTTTCGGGCAGGGCGAACTCACCCTGCGGCGGCGTGGCCTTGCGACGCGGCGACGCCTTGCCGGATCCCTTGCCGGAACCCTGTGCGGTTGCCTTTGCCTGGGCCGTGCCACGCCCCCTCGACGGGCGATTGCGGGCGGGACGGTCCTGACGTTCGGAGCGGGTCATACGGAATTGCCCTCCTGGGGATTCCTGGGAACTACGTGGGACTGCTGGGACTTTTTCCAGGGCCCGCGCGGAATGCGGACTGCTGCACGCGGCGCGCGGGGGCCCGGGACACCCGGGGTGCTTCGTCGCACCCGGTGCGGGGCGCCCGTGGGCGCCCGGAACGTACGTATTCCCAGGGACAGCACAAGCCGGGACCCGCACCTTCACGGTGCGGGCCCCGGCTGCGAGGTACGCGTCCGGCAATTAGGCCGGGACGATGTTCTCCGCCTGCGGGCCCTTCTGGCCCTGCGTGACGTCGAAGGAGACCTTCTGGCCCTCCTGGAGCTCACGGAAGCCCTGGGTGGCGATGTTGGAGTAGTGGGCGAAGACGTCAGCGCCGCCGCCGTCCTGCTCGATGAAGCCGAAGCCCTTTTCCGAGTTGAACCACTTCACGGTTCCAGTAGCCATGTCATTCTCCTAAAACAGGTGCAGTGCCGGAAATCCGCACTTTACGAATTCCAAGTCGCCGCATTGAGCCCCACCCGGAGAAAGCCGGAAAACAATAAAGCGCCTGAGGAAGCATTCCCGTCAGGCGCACATAAAGTTCATGGGTACCAAAACTGCAACCGGACCACCGTAGCACGATCTGCCGACCAGCGGTGGGACACGCCACGCCGCCGGCCGGCTGTTTTCCGGGTGAACCCATGGGGCGCAAGGGCCGGAGCCGTTCGAAGATCGTCGAAGAGAAGACCGTCGAGGCCTCCGGACCGCCTCAGCCGCGCAGCGCGATCCCGTCCAGGACCATCGACAGGTACTGGCGGGCGATCTCCTCCGGGCTGTGCTGTCCGCCCGGCCGGTACCAGGAGGCGGCGACCCAGACGGTGTCGCGGACGAACCGGTAGGTGAGGCGGATGTCGAGATCGGCACGGAAGACCCGGTCCGCGACGCCGCGCTCCAGGGTGCCGAGCCAGGCCTTCTCGAACTTCTGCTGGGAGTCGACGAGGTACTGGAACCTCGGCTGGGCCGCCAGGTGCTGGGACTCCTTCTGGTAGATGGCGACGGCGGCACGGTGCCGGTCGATCTCGCGGAAGGACTCGGTGACGAGCGCCTCGATGGTCTCCCTGGGGCCGAGCCCGGCGGCGAGCACCGCGTCGTACCCCTCCCACAGCTCGTTCAGGAAGGTGGAGAGGATTTCGTCGACCATCGATTCCTTGGAATCGAAGTGGTAGTAGAGGCTGCCCGCGAGCATTCCGGCCGCGTCCGCGATCCGGCGGACGGTCGTGGCGTTGTATCCCTGCGCGGCGAACACCTCCGCGGCGGTGGCGAGCAGCTCGCCGCGCCGCTCGGGGGAAGGCGTCGCCTGTGGCTTCTTCTTGGTAGGCACCCGTCCATTCTCCGCCCGGGGAACGGTGCCACGGCCACCGCGTCACCCTTCCCCCGGCCGGTCAGGGCGCTGTCGTCGTCGATCCGTCGTCGTTGCCCCTGCGGATCGTGCGTACCGGGCGGCCGGGGCGCCAGGACTGGATGACCATGGTGTCGCCGCCCTCGAGTCCTACGCGTACCACCTCGGTGAGCTCCACCCGGAAGAGGTGGAAGGGCTCCGGCGGCGTCACCTCGTCGATGAACCGGGCCAGCACCTCGGGGTCTGTCACCTCCACGGCCCGGCCGGAGATCCGGGCGTCCCCGTCGGCCATCTCGGCGCCGGGGCCCGGATTGGCGTGCACCGCGAAGCGGGGGTCGCGGCGCAGGTCCAGCGCCTTGCGGGAGTTCGGCATCATGCCGAGGAACGGCTCGCCCAGCCGGAACTCCACTTCGAGGCCGGTCACCCGGGGTGAACCGTCCTCTCGTAGGGTCGCCAGGACGTGGTGCTTGTACTGCTCGAAGCGTCGGCGCACGGTGTCGGCGAAGTCCGGCTCCGCGGTCCGGAAGTCTGCCCAGGAGTTCGATGTCATGAGTTCATCGAACTCCGTAATCCCGACAGCTCCTGTCCGGATTCCTCCGGCGGTTGTCCCGGACCACCCGTTCGGATGCCGTCAGGTGCCGTCCCCGGCTGTCCGCCGGCCGCCGGGCCCGTGTCCCGACAGCGTGATCAGCGCCGCGTACCCGTACGTCCGCAGTACGCACGACGCGCGGCCGTGCAGCGACACCGCGTCGTAGCGGCCGAGTCCGGTGTCCGTACCGTCGATGTCGGCGCCGTCCTCCAGCGCCACGGCCAGCACCGCCCCGCCCTCGGGCGCCGCGAGCCGCAGGGTGCCGCGTACGACCGCCACCTCGGCCCGTACGCGGTCCCTGCGGTGCATCACGTTGAGGTTGACGACCGGGCCCGCCAGCAGCCGTCCGCCGGTCTCCACGTCGCCCGGGAAGCCGTGGGGCCAGTACGGCTCGTCGACGATGTGGTGCTCCCCGTCCACCATGAGGTCCATCCCGGCGCCCTCCACCACGGTCAGGGTGCGGTCCACGCCGGGGAACGCGGAGAACGGCCCGTCCTCGGTGACGTCCGCGAGGCTGACCCGCCAGTCGAAGCCGTCGCCCGCCGGACCGGGCGCCGCGGCGATCTCGCGGGTGACTCCCCCGCCGTTCTTCCAGGGGGCCGGCACCCGGCCGGCCGCGCGCAGGATCCGGAACGCCTCGGAGGTCATGGGGGTGCTCCGGTCTCTACGGGGGCAGGGACACCGAGCCTAAGGGTTGTCCCGCAGCCACCTGCTGGTCCGCGGTCCCCCGGGGGTTCGCTATCTTGATCGCCGCCGCCCCCCACCGGCCGCTCTCGCCCGTTCACCGATGAAGGAGCCGGCCATGGAGGCCGCCATCACCACGTGCTACCGCCACCCCTCGTACGAGACGTACGTGAGCTGTACCCGCTGCGAGCGCTTCATCTGTCCGGACTGCATGCGTGAGGCCTCGGTCGGCCACCACTGCGTGGAGTGCGTGAAGGAGGGGCGGCGTTCGGTCCGGCAGGCGCGGACGGT includes these proteins:
- a CDS encoding ankyrin repeat domain-containing protein, producing MTEDPMTRAYPAVDGQSLFDAVYEGEDAVVRLLRAGVPVESSDEDGASPLYLAAVSDRPGVVRLLLAAGADPDRACGPEAGDLPVCGAACGGHTEVVEALLSAGARPDLREQFGFTALRWAVGLGHAGTARTLLAHGADPCLPGPEGEAPLFLAARRGSLETVRALLHHGAGAPEGALEEALDEARRMLDVDLEQDLRGGLLEAYGDTDAHHVSVRRAVVDGGETLTVELVRGNGEPFAGQDQQTGHGAIATLLENELGLSAPFEELARRALRSGGPELDNWHAAAEALRERGDEETRQAAAAWCAAGDPLRRAFGADVLARLGAQTSPSGD
- a CDS encoding DEAD/DEAH box helicase encodes the protein MTRSERQDRPARNRPSRGRGTAQAKATAQGSGKGSGKASPRRKATPPQGEFALPETMTPALPAVEAFAELDMPAALLKTLAAQGVTDPFPIQGATLPNSLAGRDILGRGRTGSGKTLAFGLALLARTAGRRSEPKAPLVLVLVPTRELAQQVTDALTPYATSVNLRMATVVGGMSISKQSGTLRRGAEVLVATPGRLKDLIERGDCRLDQVAITVLDEADQMADMGFMPQVVALLKQVEPDGQRMLFSATLDKNIDRLVKMFLTDPVVHSVDPSAGAVTTMEHHVLHVLDETDKKAVATKIAAREGRVIMFVDTKRAADRFAKRLLASGVRAAALHGGRSQPQRNRTLDQFKNGQVTALVATNVAARGIHVDDLDLVVNVDPPTDHKDYLHRGGRTARAGESGSVVTLVLPEEKREMTRLMQDAGIAPHTTRIKSTDEELARITGAREPSGIAIVVEIPQPTQPKPRTRSASTGSGTGGGFRSGTRGRGRRGAGGAAGAGGTGGAGRSGGSGRSGAPARGRRAA
- a CDS encoding cold-shock protein, which codes for MATGTVKWFNSEKGFGFIEQDGGGADVFAHYSNIATQGFRELQEGQKVSFDVTQGQKGPQAENIVPA
- a CDS encoding TetR/AcrR family transcriptional regulator yields the protein MPTKKKPQATPSPERRGELLATAAEVFAAQGYNATTVRRIADAAGMLAGSLYYHFDSKESMVDEILSTFLNELWEGYDAVLAAGLGPRETIEALVTESFREIDRHRAAVAIYQKESQHLAAQPRFQYLVDSQQKFEKAWLGTLERGVADRVFRADLDIRLTYRFVRDTVWVAASWYRPGGQHSPEEIARQYLSMVLDGIALRG
- a CDS encoding pyridoxamine 5'-phosphate oxidase family protein, giving the protein MTSNSWADFRTAEPDFADTVRRRFEQYKHHVLATLREDGSPRVTGLEVEFRLGEPFLGMMPNSRKALDLRRDPRFAVHANPGPGAEMADGDARISGRAVEVTDPEVLARFIDEVTPPEPFHLFRVELTEVVRVGLEGGDTMVIQSWRPGRPVRTIRRGNDDGSTTTAP
- a CDS encoding HutD family protein, giving the protein MTSEAFRILRAAGRVPAPWKNGGGVTREIAAAPGPAGDGFDWRVSLADVTEDGPFSAFPGVDRTLTVVEGAGMDLMVDGEHHIVDEPYWPHGFPGDVETGGRLLAGPVVNLNVMHRRDRVRAEVAVVRGTLRLAAPEGGAVLAVALEDGADIDGTDTGLGRYDAVSLHGRASCVLRTYGYAALITLSGHGPGGRRTAGDGT